The following proteins are encoded in a genomic region of Natrarchaeobius halalkaliphilus:
- the tnpA gene encoding IS200/IS605 family transposase — MESYKSHAHSISLCKYHFVWCPKYRHEVLELVQDELAELFQGTAERFGHEIVSREIATDHVHLFVEADPKWSPAEIAKQFKGYSGRTILKRHPEIKQRYFWGSGLWKDGYYVGTTGAVSEDVVRRYIEETEH, encoded by the coding sequence GTGGAAAGTTACAAGAGTCATGCACATTCGATTAGTTTGTGTAAATATCATTTCGTGTGGTGCCCGAAGTACCGGCACGAGGTGTTGGAGTTAGTTCAAGACGAACTTGCGGAATTGTTCCAAGGAACTGCTGAACGGTTCGGTCACGAGATTGTGTCCAGAGAGATTGCCACCGACCACGTTCACTTGTTCGTCGAGGCCGACCCGAAATGGAGTCCTGCCGAGATAGCGAAGCAATTCAAGGGCTACTCGGGACGAACGATTCTCAAGCGTCACCCCGAGATCAAACAGCGGTACTTCTGGGGAAGTGGTCTGTGGAAGGACGGATACTACGTCGGAACAACGGGTGCAGTTTCTGAGGATGTGGTTCGTCGGTACATCGAGGAGACTGAACATTAG
- a CDS encoding RNA-guided endonuclease TnpB family protein, with protein MGIEEVTKTARTRLCIESGERSWLKDARYTARDIANDTLRLKQQGYNKTEIQREVDRDDFLRNNKCAVVGKALQAWDSYKELLNWWYDQDDTNVGKPSPPATDKKGAYPLVMAHSEGYRLTYNDETDRLRFRVSPKPYKKVRGHLRGRQEDLNLIEAALTEEEWSLGQAELLYRDGVYYLHVTVKTEVQVPEPEDADTLVGVDINERNIALTALNRETMDTLGTLVLDYGSVKAERQRYHTITKRCQEHGQHSIHNQLGEKEERYTEWILHRLSRVVVEFAQQFSNPVIVFEDLSGIRDAIKYGTYMNRRLHKLPFHKFEQQVRYKAMWNQIPCETVESPYNSKSCSCCGHRGYRQGRRFRCTNDSCAVQQDHADRNASVNVAWRSWAKHAGVDVESVNYRTRKTQPFVRKVSLSGSGRSVNRPSSSREIASRGVLTT; from the coding sequence ATGGGTATCGAAGAAGTCACGAAGACCGCACGCACCCGACTCTGCATAGAGTCTGGTGAGCGGTCGTGGCTCAAAGATGCCCGTTACACCGCACGAGACATCGCCAACGACACACTCCGACTCAAACAACAAGGCTACAACAAGACCGAGATTCAACGCGAGGTTGACCGCGATGACTTCCTTCGGAACAACAAGTGCGCGGTCGTCGGCAAAGCCCTGCAAGCGTGGGACTCCTACAAAGAACTCCTCAACTGGTGGTACGACCAAGACGACACCAACGTTGGAAAACCGTCGCCACCAGCCACAGACAAGAAAGGAGCCTACCCACTCGTCATGGCACACAGCGAAGGGTACCGCCTCACCTACAATGACGAAACTGACCGTCTTAGGTTTCGTGTGAGTCCGAAGCCGTACAAGAAGGTGAGAGGACATCTTCGAGGGAGACAAGAAGACCTCAACCTCATCGAGGCAGCCTTGACCGAAGAGGAGTGGTCGTTGGGACAGGCCGAGCTTCTGTACCGAGATGGCGTGTACTACCTACACGTCACGGTCAAAACAGAAGTTCAAGTGCCTGAACCCGAAGACGCTGACACACTCGTCGGCGTCGATATTAACGAACGCAACATCGCTCTCACCGCTCTTAACCGTGAGACGATGGACACGCTCGGAACACTCGTGCTTGATTACGGCTCGGTGAAAGCCGAACGCCAACGCTACCACACCATCACGAAACGCTGTCAAGAACATGGGCAACACTCTATCCACAACCAACTCGGTGAAAAAGAAGAACGCTACACCGAGTGGATTCTTCACCGACTGTCGCGAGTCGTGGTGGAGTTCGCCCAACAGTTCTCAAACCCGGTCATCGTGTTCGAGGACTTGAGCGGGATTCGAGACGCCATCAAGTACGGCACGTACATGAACCGTCGTCTGCACAAACTGCCGTTCCACAAGTTCGAGCAACAAGTTCGATACAAAGCAATGTGGAATCAGATTCCGTGTGAGACGGTTGAGTCGCCGTACAACTCGAAGTCGTGTTCGTGCTGTGGACACCGTGGCTACCGCCAAGGTCGGCGGTTTCGGTGTACGAACGACTCGTGTGCAGTTCAGCAAGATCACGCTGATCGAAACGCGAGCGTGAATGTGGCGTGGCGATCGTGGGCGAAACACGCTGGTGTAGACGTTGAATCAGTTAATTACCGGACTCGCAAAACCCAACCGTTTGTTCGGAAGGTGAGCCTGTCTGGGTCGGGGCGCTCTGTAAACCGCCCATCCTCATCCCGCGAAATCGCTTCGCGTGGAGTGCTTACGACGTAG
- a CDS encoding type II toxin-antitoxin system death-on-curing family toxin, with protein sequence MADSFWYPSVGDVLAIHDDIVSEYSDTHAGVQNRGDLEFALNYIEDGSFGTVPETIHGKAFHLIRLLVANHPFVDANKRTALNTTVVFYFLNGYRFAYDNEIRTILKQFGTDQTTVEEAETIEYLRSHTEEIDLIGEVEQWRDDLIRYGLDELTGDSSNPND encoded by the coding sequence ATGGCAGACTCGTTCTGGTATCCGTCAGTGGGCGACGTTCTTGCCATCCACGACGACATCGTATCAGAGTATTCTGACACGCACGCTGGCGTCCAAAATCGTGGAGATCTCGAGTTTGCCCTGAACTACATCGAGGACGGGAGTTTCGGAACGGTACCCGAGACGATTCACGGGAAAGCGTTCCACCTCATCCGGCTGTTGGTGGCGAACCACCCGTTCGTCGACGCAAACAAGCGTACTGCACTCAACACGACGGTCGTGTTCTACTTCCTCAACGGATATCGGTTCGCGTACGACAACGAAATCAGGACGATCCTCAAACAGTTCGGCACCGATCAGACGACCGTCGAAGAAGCAGAAACCATCGAATACCTGCGTTCGCACACTGAAGAGATCGACCTCATAGGCGAGGTTGAACAATGGCGCGACGACCTCATCCGGTACGGACTGGACGAACTAACCGGCGACTCATCTAACCCAAACGATTAA
- the pyrF gene encoding orotidine-5'-phosphate decarboxylase, with product MNFFDRLHDRIRTVDSVVSVGLDADRSRIPDHLESHDLPRWAFNRRIIDATHEHAAAFKPNAAFYEDPDGWQALEETVAYAHGKDVPVLLDAKRADIGNTTRQYARILETVDAITVNPYMGRDSLQPFLANEEAGVFILCRTSNPGGSDLQDLELETGEPIYERVAALADLWNERDNVGLVVGATNPDELAEIREQVPDLPFLVPGVGAQGGDAEAAIEHGLSNGVGLVNSSRGIIFAGESSGKEFARASGQSAKRLKERLNQYRR from the coding sequence ATGAACTTCTTCGATCGACTGCACGACCGTATTCGGACGGTCGACAGCGTCGTCAGCGTTGGACTCGACGCCGACCGTTCGCGAATTCCCGACCATCTCGAATCGCACGATCTTCCCCGGTGGGCGTTCAACCGGCGTATCATCGATGCGACCCACGAACACGCGGCGGCGTTCAAGCCAAACGCCGCGTTCTACGAAGATCCTGACGGATGGCAGGCGCTCGAGGAGACCGTCGCCTACGCACACGGAAAGGACGTCCCGGTCCTCCTCGACGCCAAGCGGGCGGATATCGGGAACACGACGCGCCAGTACGCCCGGATTCTCGAGACGGTCGACGCGATCACCGTCAATCCCTACATGGGTCGTGATTCACTCCAGCCGTTCTTGGCGAACGAGGAGGCCGGCGTCTTCATCCTCTGTCGGACCTCGAACCCTGGCGGGAGTGACCTTCAGGACCTCGAACTCGAGACCGGCGAACCGATCTACGAGCGGGTCGCGGCGCTGGCCGACCTCTGGAACGAACGCGATAACGTCGGCCTCGTCGTCGGAGCGACGAACCCCGACGAACTCGCGGAGATCCGCGAGCAGGTCCCGGATCTCCCCTTCCTCGTGCCCGGCGTGGGTGCACAGGGGGGCGACGCCGAGGCGGCGATCGAGCACGGACTGTCGAACGGCGTCGGACTCGTCAACTCCTCCCGAGGGATTATTTTCGCGGGCGAGAGCAGCGGCAAGGAGTTCGCACGCGCGAGCGGACAGTCGGCAAAGCGGCTCAAAGAGCGGCTCAATCAGTACCGTCGATAG